The Mucilaginibacter sp. PAMB04168 genome contains the following window.
GTATGCACGCTTTCCTTGGTACCGTTTGGCCAGGTTAGTTCCACTGTTTCCTCACCAGTTCCTTTTAAAACACCCCGGTAACCTGCCTTGTTTGTATCCGGCTTGCTGCCCTCGTTGTGGCCAAACTGCATCAGCACGTAATCGCCGGGACGAAGCATGCTATCCACCCGGTGCCAGCGGTTTTCCTTTATAAAAGTACGGGTGCTGCGCCCGGCCATAGCCTGGTTATTTACGCTGATCTTGCTTTCATCAAAATAGCTGCCCAATATGGAGCCCCAGCCCCACTGCACCTTATCGCTGTTATGCACCGTAGAATCACCAATGAGGTAAATAGTTGGTTTGGATGGCTGTTTAAAAGCCAGTACCACTAAGCAAGCTAAGGCGGCTACAGTGGTTATTTTAATTAGCTTCATAATGATATATTGTTACTTAATTAGGATAGTTAATAGTTGGCATAGTTTAATCACTGTACAATTTGTAAAGTAATAGCGGCCTCGGGCAAACCGGCCATGGTAGCTTTTAAAGTAACCGGCCCTGTTTTTAAAGTTTGATTATTCCCCTTTACCAACGCCATGCAATGGCCTTGATAAGCTTTACGCGCGCCCCCCTGGTATGATTCATGACTGGCTACATTGCCATTGTCAACTGCTGCAATTTCGGCCGGGCCGCTGATGCTAAATTTCACCAGATCATCAGTATTAGCGCAAACGTTACCTTCTGCATCTACTACGGTAACGTTTACCTGTGCAGCATCGTCCCACCGGTGCGTTAACTGATTGCGGCTGGCCGTAAGCAGCAGTTTGGCCGGCGCACCGGCCGATTTAAATTCTTCTGTTGCAACTTCTTTACCCTTGTTGCGACCTACCGCTTTTAATGTTCCCTTTTCAAAAGTAAGGTCCCATTCGCGCGGCGCATCATTGGCCGGTTTTGGCTTTATACCTTGTGATTTGCTATTTAAAAACAGTTCTACCTCGTCGCAATTGCTGTACACCTGCACTTTGGCATTATCGTAGGTCCCGAAATCGGCGGGTGTCCAGTTGGCTACCCAGTTGCCTGTACCATCGTTATCGGCACGCCTTACCATGTGTACAACCGGCTTGTCGCTCCACCAACTTTGGCGTTGCAGACCCAGCGGCTTCCAGTTACCCATGCGGTCTATCAGGCCAGAATCATGCGTTGTATTAGGCCAGCCTTCTTCGCCCAGGTAGTCTATGCCCGTCCATAAAAACTGGCCTGCCATATAGGGTTTATCGCGCAGGGCCAGCCACTGGGCTATGTCATGCGCGTTTTCAGTACCAATTACAATCCAATCAGGGTGCGCTTCATGCGCAGCTATGATTTCTTTCTCGCGATAATTTTGACCTACTACATCCATCATAGCTGCAAAACCATTGGCATACACACCAGATACGTTGGGCCTGAACAGCGCCATAGTAACCGGCCTGCCCGGGTCAAGCTGATGAATGAGATTTTGCTGATCGCGATATTTCTTAAATCCAGTAGAATCGTTCAGGTTATCATGAATTTCGTTCCCTACGCTGTAAATAACGATAGATGGGTGGTTGCGGTCACGCATAACCATTTCGCGGGTGTCGCGTTCCCACCAGTCGGTAAAATACAGGTTGTAGCCTTTTTCGCCATTGGGTTTGGAGGCATTCCATGTATCGAAGGTTTCATCCATTACTACAAAGCCCATGCGGTCGCACAGGTCCAAAAACTCAGGTGCTACAGGGTTGTGAGATGTGCGGATGCCGTTCACACCAATTTGTTTCAGCGTTTTAAAGCGTTCTTCCCAAACATCTAAAGGTACTGCAGCACCCACGGCGCCACCATCATGGTGCAAACACACACCTTTTATCTTTATATTCTTTCCGTTAAGCCAAAAGCCAGTCGCCGCTTCAAATTTTGCTTCGCGGATGCCAAAAACGGTTTTCTCATCATCTATTACTGTACTGCCCTGATTAACCGTAGTGATAGCGGTATAGAGATTAGGTTGATCCAGGTTCCATAACTTTGGATA
Protein-coding sequences here:
- a CDS encoding glycoside hydrolase family 2 TIM barrel-domain containing protein yields the protein MKKYFVTAFSLLAIAVTAQAQRPTVKRVNVAFDTNWKFHKGDTTGAEQLAFDDKKWREVTVPHDWSIEGPYSQTNPTSRGGGYLPSGVGWYRSKRFTFSKPATPKLMYVEFDGVMANSDVWINGHHLGKRPYGYSTFRYDITPYLTYGSSNVISVRADNSIQPASRYYTGAGIYRHVRLVQTDLVHLTPNGVYITTPVATAAKGTVKIQAQVKNESDKSADYKVITTITDNAGKIVATVEKSQSVKAGVTADFMLQADVKYPKLWNLDQPNLYTAITTVNQGSTVIDDEKTVFGIREAKFEAATGFWLNGKNIKIKGVCLHHDGGAVGAAVPLDVWEERFKTLKQIGVNGIRTSHNPVAPEFLDLCDRMGFVVMDETFDTWNASKPNGEKGYNLYFTDWWERDTREMVMRDRNHPSIVIYSVGNEIHDNLNDSTGFKKYRDQQNLIHQLDPGRPVTMALFRPNVSGVYANGFAAMMDVVGQNYREKEIIAAHEAHPDWIVIGTENAHDIAQWLALRDKPYMAGQFLWTGIDYLGEEGWPNTTHDSGLIDRMGNWKPLGLQRQSWWSDKPVVHMVRRADNDGTGNWVANWTPADFGTYDNAKVQVYSNCDEVELFLNSKSQGIKPKPANDAPREWDLTFEKGTLKAVGRNKGKEVATEEFKSAGAPAKLLLTASRNQLTHRWDDAAQVNVTVVDAEGNVCANTDDLVKFSISGPAEIAAVDNGNVASHESYQGGARKAYQGHCMALVKGNNQTLKTGPVTLKATMAGLPEAAITLQIVQ
- a CDS encoding rhamnogalacturonan acetylesterase translates to MKLIKITTVAALACLVVLAFKQPSKPTIYLIGDSTVHNSDKVQWGWGSILGSYFDESKISVNNQAMAGRSTRTFIKENRWHRVDSMLRPGDYVLMQFGHNEGSKPDTNKAGYRGVLKGTGEETVELTWPNGTKESVHTYGWYLRKFIRETKAKGATPIVLSMIPRNEFRDGKVLRADNDYGKWAREIAEQEKVAFINLNGISADKYDAWGADSVKKFFPGDHTHTNKLGATVNAESVVAGIKANKSITLNKYLKK